One Emys orbicularis isolate rEmyOrb1 chromosome 20, rEmyOrb1.hap1, whole genome shotgun sequence genomic window, AGCCCTTCGGTCCACGCTGCGGGTTAGCGGGAGAAAAAGGGACGGGCAAGCGTCAGAACCAAGCTACTGGATACCTTAATAATGGCCCCGATTCTCCATTGGCCCACATATCGTGCGGAGCAAAGGGGagtctatccccagctctgggagagagagTGGTCCAGCGCTTAGAGGaatgggttctaatcccagctctggaaTGGCGGGGGGTGGCATAGCAGTTTGAAGAGAGGGGgttgggggccaggactcctgggtcctattcccagatCGGATGATCCTACTCTCTAATGCGTCTCTAAACAAAAGCTGGCTGTTGTAACGATTCTGtaacatccgatgaagtgggctgtagcccacgaaagcttatgcccaaataaatttgttagtgtcacgaggactcctcgttgtttttgctgatacagactaacagggctacccctctgaaacctgattaCCCTTCTGTCTCggatatttacatggcaatgaTCTGTAAACCTATTAAAACatcctaaataaataaagagattaactttttttttcaagcatatcttgaaaactatggggggagggatagctcggtggtttgagcattggcctactaaacccagggttgtgagttcaatccttgagggggccacttagggatctggggtaaaaatctgtctggggattggtcctgctctgagcagggggttggactagatgacctcctgagggtcccttccagccctgagattctatgattctatctagaGCAAAGTCTGTGAATTAGCCGCTAGAGGAGGTGGGTGAAACAGACAGAGGCTGGTTACCTTTGTAGAGCTGCTGGTAAGTGGCCAGCCTGGAgtcctgctcctcacaggcctgCTTAGCCTCAAAGTAGTTGAATCTGTAGCGCCCCTGGCTGGTCTGGTAGGGGAAGACGACACCTGGGTGATCGGAACAGAAAGGGAGTGAGCTGGTATTCTGGGATCAGAGAGTTGATCGGGAATCTCAGTGCAGGATGCCGGCCTCTGCACCTGCTGAACCATTTTTTGACAGAGCCCTTTTCCGtcggaaaatgcagttttgtcgaAATTAAAATGATTTGCGGGAATTCGTCGACATTTTCCGTGGGGAATAGTTGACACGATTCGCTTCGCGTTTCTCGTTTCGACACAGTCGAAGCATTTGGCTTCATGGCCGCTTTTCTTACAGGATGTTATAATAATATAAAACCAATCAATATTATTGCTACATACTATTAGATATTTTGTATTCTATTCGCATGTTTCAATGTTCCCGAAATGTTCTGAAGTTTCTGAATCGAAATCCTTCCGAATTTCGGTTCCAcggggaatttcaaaatttcgACTTCTCTTTCCGGATCCGGAATGAAAACAAAGTTTGAAATGTCGGGATTTCCCGTGGGACAGAAATTCCACTTCCCGACCAGATCTGCCGGCCCCCTGTGGAACCCCCATGGTATTATTCTCTTACAGCAGCGCATCGAAGGCTCACATGAGATCAGAGACacagagcaagagacagtccttgccccgtAGAGCTCACAGTCTGAATAAGcaggcagagggtgggaggggaaaccgaggcacagcgaGGGGCAgtggcttgctcaaggtcacagagcagggatttggggagcaaTGGCTGCAGGGACCCCCTGGACTGAGCATAGGGATGGCTGGAAGGACCCAACTCACCCCTACACTCAGAAGGAGCTGGGGGTAGAGGGGAAGTGAGCTAAGATTTTTAAAACCACATCCCTCATGGGCTCCCACCAGGGGATGCAGGTTCTCCCATCTCCCCCCGGGGACCCACTTCCAGGGGATgcagcttcccctgccccctctcgGGGAACCCTGCCAAAGGACATGGCTCCCCCTGCTTCCTCCCAGGGGACACGGCTGCTCCTGCCGCTTCTCCCTGGGGGCCCCCTGCCAGGGGACACGGCTTCCCCCGCTTTTCCTCCGGCCCCCCGCCAGGGCACATGGCTGCCCCCAACGCCCGAGGCTCCCATCAGCAGAAGGTCTCTCCCCTGAAGAGGACGGGGCCATTGCTGGCCGGAGGGGGACTGTTCCCAGGCCGCCGTGGGAGCCGGGACTTACCATCCAGCATCAGCGTCAGCGACAGGCTCTCGTCCTCCAGCCCGTTGACCAGCTGGCAGCGGTAGCGCCCCTCGTCCTCCAGCGTCACCCCGGCAATGGTGAGGGAGGCGTCGTTGCGGTGGCCCCGCCTCAGCCGGGCCCGCCCGCCCAGCTGCCCGTAGGTCTTGTGCTGGACCCCGTTGGTGACCAGGATGATGTTCTCCAGCAGCTCGGCTGGCTCCACCTTGCTCCATTTCACCTTGTAGTGGGGGGGCCGCGCCCGCAGGACGCAGGGCAGGGTGACCGTGGCGCCGCGCTGGGCGTGCACCACCTCATGGAGGGGCTCCAGCAGGTACTGCAGGCgcggggtgggggctgtgagGAGACACCGGCAGGGGGAGGCGCGTCGAACCCCCGGCTTTGCTCGGCCTGCGGCCTCCCGAGACGCTCGAGGATCGCAGCTCCGCGGCTCTCCTCCAAGTCCTGCTCTGTTTGCCTGCTGATGCCCTTCAATCCCAAACGGCAACCCccaccctgctattccagccctgatccccccccttCCAGCGCCCCCGATGCCCCTCAgacccgacccgcagccccaccctgctattccagccctgagctctccccccagtgcccccgatgcccctcagtcccaacctgcagccccaccctgctattccagccctgagctccccccccagtgcccccgatgcccctcagtcccgacccgcagccccaccctgctattccagccctgagctcccccccagtgccccggatgcccctcagtcctgacccacagccccaccctgctattccagccctgagctcccccccagcaccccggatgcccctcagtcctgacccacagccccacgctgctattccagccctgagctcccccccagtgccctggatgcccctcagtcctgacccacagccccaccctgctattccagccctgagctcctccccagcaccccggatgccccccactcctgacccgcagccccaccctgctattccagccctgagctcctccccagcaccccggatgccccccactcctgacccgcagccccaccctgctattccagccctgagctccccccccccagtgcccccgaTGCCCCCCACTCtcgacccgcagccccaccctgctattccagccctgagctcctccccagcaccccggatgccccccactcctgacccgcagccccaccctgctctcccAGTCCAGGGTTCCCCTTTCACATGCCCTGCTGCTGCATTGGGGGCCTGATTTGCCTCTTACAGTCCCGGttcccttcccttctgctgaGACCACTCCACCCCAACCTGTCGCCTCCCGCCCCGGGCGCCCAGCACCCAGCTGTGCCGGTGCACCTCAAACCGGCCTCCCCCGGTCTGCCACCACACACCTCAGCTTTAACCTGCGGCAGGTTGGGGCTCTGAGGTGATGCCGACGGGTGGGGACTAGGGCAAGAGCCAAACTGCCCCAGGCTgaaaaggggaaggggggatgCGTTGTGAGGAAGAGAACATGGTGACCCACCTGGACCCCCAGTTGCCTTCTGGTAAATAGTtaaagcagctggcagagaagaGAGGCAGAgtgaagccagcagcagcagctggtgcataCTTAGATGTGGGGCCCGGAACGTGCCTGAAAAAGGAATGATGTTTTGCTCTAGCACGGCTCACCAGGTGGCGCTGTTCCACATAGTCTCAAGTCATTTTGCTCCCGTTGAGTTTTTGAAGAAGTTCCGCATAGTTAGAGTTTTGCGATGAAGTTTCGTTTCGGGGGCGCTGTTGCAAGCAGCGGGAGAGTTTGCTCACAGGGCGtgcgtggcagagcagggaactgtaTCCAGAGCTCTGgccagcaccctaaccactggacaatccgGCTTCTCTCCCCACTCATATAATCACAgcaacgtagggctggaagggacctcaaaaggtcgtcaagtccagcccctgcgctgaggcaggaccgagtaaacctagaccgtccctgacaggggtttgtccaacctgttctgaaAACCCTCCAgtaatgaggatttcacaacctcccttggacgcCTGTTCCAGAGCCTAACCCCCctgagaaagtttttcctaatatctcacctaaatctcccttgctgcagattaagctcctTACTTCCTGTCCTATCTTTAGTGGAcaagaacaactgatcaccatcctctatataacagcccttaacatatttgaagactgttctcaggtccccactcagtcttcttttctcaagactaaacatgccccaattttttaacctttcctcacaggtcgggttctctaaaccttttgtcatttttgttgctctcttctgaactttctccaaCTTATCTCCATCTTTCTTAAAGCATGGGGCCGAGAATTGGACaaatactccaactgaggcctcaccaatcgGACAATTATCTTCTGTGCCAAACATACGacgctcctgttaatacaccccagaaggatattagccttttttttgcAACGGTGTCACATTGTTGCACCCAAATCCCTTCCAGCAGTACAGCCGGCTCATGAGTTATTCCCCGTTTCGTGgtcgtgcatttgatttttccttcctaagtgaagtactttgcacatgtctttactgaatttcagtgCTGCAGGAGAGCAAGGGGATATCACATGTGTCATGCTGGGTCGAGTAGAACGGACCATAGTTTGACCCTTCATGTAATTGGctggtacagcacctagcgctgtGGGGCTCTGGCTCCCCACAACGGGTCATCGCTGTAATAATAATTGTTAACACCAGGATTCGGGTTTCTCTCTAATACTCACTCGGTCGAGCTCCCAGGGGGTCTCCGGCCACTTCTGACACCGGTGCTGTGGAGAGAAATGGGATTCAGAGCAGTTGGCCCATtggttccccacccccctcccattgGCTTTGCCTATGAAGAGTAAGAGGCTGTCAGGGCAGGCTGACCCAGTCTGGGTGAAACAGGAACCAACGCATATGCCCACCCAAAGCTCAAACCAAACCCAGAATGGGCTTCACCATGATCCCCGTATGCCTGAGGTTCACACACTGCCCATCAATGCCAGGTGGCCAGACCAGCCATACAAGGCCTTCATGGTCTGCGTCCACTACCTCCCGTATCCCCAGCTTGTTCTAGGGCTGGACAGAGCTCAGTGGGCTGTTGGATGTTTCCCCGAGCTGTCCCAGACATCTCGGCAGGACCTTGCGAGGAGATTGGTGCCAACTAGAACTGGGGAAAAGTTTTCGGCCAACTTTTTTGCGCCAGAAAACGcagatttgggtcaaccaaaCCATTTCATAGATTGGTGTTGAATTCGCTGAATTTGTTTTGgtcataagaatttttttttttttttttttacaaatctgCACAATTTGATTTTTTCAGTTCGAAACAATTTTGTGtggacatttatttattttaaaaaaaacatttgaaaaggcTCGCggatgaaatgttttgtttgatccGAATCAGTTCTGACCAGCCCCAGTTTTTTGACATGGCCGGAGATCAGTTCTTCACACGGCTCTAGTTCCAACACATGGTCCTCGCCCCAGATTCTGCCTCTGCTTCCAGATCCCTCTTTGCCCCAAATTAACCCCAATAATATGGCTACGGATGCTTCCACTAATAAACAAGTACTTTGCACATCTCTAGCATCTTCCCATGCAAAGatgccaaagcactttacaaacataaataAGTTAAGCCTTGTGGCTTTTCAAAGAGGCCAGAGGTGGGCCAATGCCGCTGActgccaatgggatttaggcacctcatTTTCTTAGGGTCATTTGAAAGCTGCCCCGGTCCCATACTGGGGTATTAGCAGCGCCTATTTTACAGACAGCAAAACTACAgcacaaagaggctaagtgacgGCCTAATTTTACACAAGCAGAGGCCAGAGCTGGGGACTGAATCCAGAAGTCCTGGGGGTGAAATCAACAGGGATTTTGCTACcgacttcagtgaagccaggatttcagtcTGGGCTCTTAGCGCTACGGTTTATTAGTTATGATCATCTTCTGGACGACAGTTGTACGTAGGCGACCCAGTCATGGACCGGAGTCCCACGGTGCAAGGAGCtgtcctgctgcctccttccccaccctccacttTTTGGCCCCCTCCTCTGACCCATGGCCCCAATTCTCCTGCACCTTGCGCAGTCATGGagatctgtgcaaagtgggtgcaacCGCCAGTGGATCGGTGCACACGTAATTTGCACCCCATATGGAACGGGTGGGAATGACAGCagaaggtgcaaggcaatggaggaTTAAAAACACGGTCTCTATAGAGCGTCTCCCTACCCTGCCATACCTCCAGCTCTACAGTAACTCTACGAGGTCTGGCTCCCTACAACCCATT contains:
- the HAPLN2 gene encoding hyaluronan and proteoglycan link protein 2; translated protein: MPDASGPPVSEVAGDPLGARPSTFRAPHLSMHQLLLLASLCLSSLPAALTIYQKATGGPAPTPRLQYLLEPLHEVVHAQRGATVTLPCVLRARPPHYKVKWSKVEPAELLENIILVTNGVQHKTYGQLGGRARLRRGHRNDASLTIAGVTLEDEGRYRCQLVNGLEDESLSLTLMLDGVVFPYQTSQGRYRFNYFEAKQACEEQDSRLATYQQLYKAWTEGLDWCNAGWILDGTVHYPIINPREPCGGRLLLPGVRTYGAKDKQKDRFDAFCFTSPVRGQVYFIRGHLSFKEAGQACRNEGATIANVGQLYSAWKFSQLDRCDGGWLVDGSVRYPITTPRTHCGGLPDPGVRSFGFPNKEHRTYGTYCFLVK